A window from Cinclus cinclus chromosome 4, bCinCin1.1, whole genome shotgun sequence encodes these proteins:
- the PRRT4 gene encoding proline-rich transmembrane protein 4 — MFLMSLVGGAAAPRLLLALLWMAGPAAAPRPPSSPPGTPPGPPAPHSESPVLSLNLGLNFKIKVRSQGGPRPPAPPTPPEPPRSAAPPTLPDPGDEQGSAGPPEEAGGWGGPPGRGVTTPPQGRPRDKQLELDIAIDLTAGLDSPLAGSGAAVPPTTLLGGPSGRPRFLPGLSKLAGRLSAAGFLFPTVAPKIDGEGGNASLELDEAGSGVEPALSPGRQPSRGAAPPPAAASACTPGSACDSGGPDTGGASPAPPFSWPPHFLPLGTPWPEAAALWGAAWGGHVYGVGAALALLGGLGVLLLLGGGRPPLARLLGGLLAVSGFARAFPLFFDPYELEGRLPPAAARALFELPFPCLGWGLALAPPARGAPLLLALGVLHLGGALGVVGAVAALGGPPALLLLPRALFAALAAALAVGGLRRCAGRGKRGGLGGARVGVPRLVGAAGAALSAGLQLFGALQAWGWVVTPPPGPWAWWGLQLAARLAEVAMGGALAALAFADTPSGRAPTDGPPEPPEGGGGGRGAVEEAGGSPESPLDVDGDPTAGYRPPSPIDLRRSIDEALGAPGMFRAGNGSIGGHGGTGSTGSTGLAAPGRAGSSGKSKSNGISVPGSTGNTEISVISNAGSSGNTRDTENIGTSTTALPGGGTTAIPGVGTARAAGTGGAGTSPDGGDPASPGGGDGRSPGSDAIDLPGTHPHVLETPSVDDNLRMPSVPPQLPETPKYGADNDLGTPPLQAASKSLRPPNRGDNLSPPISSRPPSAGDNLGSPPKLTPSPRDPEVLVPIWPPPPPNSLRPPNTVRLQYGTREGAPVPGTVCLKGLSTSFPQGPPM; from the exons ATGTTCCTGATGTCCCTCGTGGGGGGGGCGGCCGCCCCCCGACTGCTGCTGGCGCTGCTCTGGATGGCCGGCCCAGCCGCCGCCCCCCGGCCCCCCAGCAGCCCCCCCGGAACCCCTCCGGGCCCCCCCGCGCCCCACAGCGAATCCCCGGTCCTGTCCCTCAACCTCGGCCTCAACTTCAAGATCAAGGTGCGAAGTCAGGGAGGACCTcgcccccccgcgccccccaCCCCTCCGGAGCCCCCCCGGAGCGCCGCGCCCCCCACCCTGCCCGACCCCGGCGACGAGCAGGGCTCCGCCGGCCCCCCGGAGGAAGCGGGGGGCTGGGGTGGCCCCCCTGGCCGCGGGGTTACGACCCCCCCTCAGGGGCGCCCCCGGGAcaagcagctggagctggacatCGCCATCGACCTGACCGCGGGGCTGGATTCCCCCTTGGCCGGCTCGGGGGCGGCCGTGCCCCCCACTACCCTCCTGGGGGGCCCCTCCGGCCGCCCCCGGTTCCTGCCGGGCCTCTCGAAGCTGGCCGGCAGACTCAGCGCCGCCG GGTTCCTGTTTCCCACGGTGGCCCCCAAGATCGACGGCGAGGGGGGAAACGCGTCCCTGGAGCTGGACGAGGCCGGGAGCGGCGTGGAGCCAG CCCTCTCCCCCGGCCGCCAGCCCTCCCGGGGGGCCGCGCCACCCCCCGCAGCCGCCTCCGCCTGCACCCCCGGATCCGCCTGCGACTCGGGGGGGCCCGACACCGGCGGGGCCTCCCCCGCACCCCCCTTTTCCTGGCCCCCCCACTTCCTGCCGCTGGGCACCCCGTGGCCCGAGGCCGCGGCGCTCTGGGGAGCGGCCTGGGGGGGGCACGTCTATGGGGTGGGGGCGGCGCTGGCGCTGctggggggtctgggggtgctgctgctgctggggggagGGCGGCCGCCCCTGGCCCGGCTGCTGGGGGGGCTCCTGGCTGTGTCGGGGTTTGCCCGCGCCTTCCCGCTGTTCTTCGACCCCTACGAGCTGGAGGGGCGGCTGCCCCCCGCCGCGGCCCGAGCCCTGTTCGAGCTGCCATTCCCgtgcctgggctgggggctggctCTGGCCCCCCCCGCGCGGGGCGCGCCGCTACTGCTGGCGCTGGGGGTGCTGCACCTGGGGGGTGCCCTGGGGGTCGTAGGGGCGGTGGCGGCTCTGGGGGGGCCTccggcgctgctgctgctgccccgggCTCTGTtcgcggctctggcggccgcgCTGGCGGTGGGGGGGCTGCGGCGCTGCGCGGGGCGCGGCAAGCGCGGGGGGCTTGGGGGGGCGCGGGTGGGGGTCCCGCGGCTGGTGGGGGCCGCGGGGGCGGCGCTGAGCGCGGGGCTGCAGCTTTTCGGGGCGCTGCAGGCCTGGGGGTGGGTGGTGACCCCCCCGCCGGGACCCTGGGCCTGGTGGGGGCTGCAACTCGCCGCGCGCTTGGCTGAAGTCGCCATGGGGGGCGCGCTGGCAGCGCTGGCGTTCGCGGACACCCCGAGCGGCCGCGCCCCCACCGACGgtccccccgagccccccgagGGCGGCGGTGGAGGGCGGGGAGCGGTGGAGGAGGCGGGGGGTTCCCCCGAGTCCCCCCTGGATGTAGACGGGGACCCCACGGCCGGGTACCGACCCCCCTCCCCCATCGACTTGCGTCGCTCCATCGACGAGGCCTTGGGAGCGCCGGGAATGTTCCGCGCCGGGAACGGCAGCATCGGGGGGCACGGGGGCACGGGAAGCACCGGCAGCACCGGGCTCGCTGCtccgggcagggcagggagtaGCGGGAAAAGCAAGAGCAACGGGATCAGTGTCCCCGGGAGCACCGGGAACACCGAGATCAGCGTCATCAGCAACGCCGGGAGCAGCGGGAATACCAGGGATACCGAGAACATCGGCACCAGCACCACCGCCTTACCAGGGGGCGGCACTACCGCCATTCCGGGGGTGGGCACGGCTAGAGCAGCGGGAACGGGCGGAGCTGGCACG agccccgaCGGGGGAGACCCCGCGTCTCCCGGGGGTGGGGACGGCCGCAGCCCGGGCAGTGACGCCATAGACTT GCCGGGGACCCACCCTCATGTCCTCGAGACCCCAAGTGTTGATGACAATCTGAGGATGCCCAGTGTGCCCCCCCAGCTCCCCGAGACCCCCAAATACGG TGCCGATAATGACCTGGGGACCCCCCCTCTGCAAGCCGCTTCCAAGTCCTTAAGACCCCCGAACAGGGGTGACAACCTGAGCCCCCCCATATCCTCGAGACCTCCAAGTGCTGGTGACAATCTGGGGTCCCCACCCAAG CTGACCCCAAGTCCCCGAGACCCCGAGGTGCTGGTGCCAATatggccccccccccccccaaactcccTGAGACCCCCTAATACGG TACGG CTCCAATACGGGACCCGCGAAGGCGCCCCCGTCCCTGGAACGGTGTGCCTCAAGGGGCTCTCGACCTCCTTCCCACAGG GACCCCCGATGTGA
- the LEP gene encoding leptin codes for MRCPRVSPWALLWLLVAVAGSRPVRLERVRADARALTRTLSTRLQQLQLFPLTLRVTGLEGVPEGGLPDGGVPPGLAWAAQRLQLFQRLLGALAGGDLRLVQVANDLENLRSLLVVLGALLGCPLPRDPPPPPPAPLAEAPHTVAVVALSRLRGCLEGVAARLEGVPAC; via the exons ATGCGGTGTCCCCGCGTATCGCCGTGGgcgctgctgtggctgctggtggCCGTGGCCGGGAGTCGCCCCGTGCGGCTCGAGCGGGTCCGGGCGGACGCGCGGGCCCTGACCCGGACCCTGAGCACGcgcctgcagcagctccag CTATTCCCGCTGACCCTGCGGGTCACCGGCCTGGAGGGGGTCCCGGAGGGGGGACTCCCGGACGGGGGGGTACCTCCGGGGCTGGCGTGGGCGGCCCAGCGGCTCCAGCTCTTCCAGCGCCTCCTGGGGGCCCTGGCCGGGGGCGACCTGCGCCTGGTCCAGGTGGCCAACGACCTGGAGAACCTGCGCAGCCTCCTGGTCGTGCTGGGAGCCCTGCTGGGTTGTCCCCTCCCCCGCGACCcacccccgccgccccccgcacCGCTGGCCGAGGCTCCGCACACGGTGGCTGTGGTGGCCCTGTCGCGGCTCCGGGGCTGCCTGGAGGGCGTGGCCGCCCGCCTCGAGGGGGTCCCGGCGTGTTAG
- the RBM28 gene encoding RNA-binding protein 28 isoform X2: protein MAAPEPRTVLVRGLPPGATAALLERLFGHLGPVRRCFVVTEKGSPQCRGFGYVTFSLAEDAGRALREPPELGGRRLGVTLARPRPRPEGRDKNKDKDQEPPPTAPRPKKPRGPSRKARLILRNLSFQCSEDELRALFTPFGPVLELNLPRKPDGNLRGFAFVQLQNLREAAAALRRLNGAQLRGRPLAVDWAVAKDKYQGTQGPPKTPEGEQKGKEKQEKEEEEEEQGEEGEGGGEEEEDEEEELEEEEEEEEKDEEEEEEAAQPHWQAPKGASEVRAGHRKKKKREEAEEEDEVQQEEDEEDEEEEPPRKRQQHLSDVGEGRTVFIRNLSFDTEEEELEETLSQFGGVSYVRLVLHPHTGTPKGCAFAQFKTIEGAQKCLEAAQEGPEGGGLRVGGRLLRVDPALSREQAQGLQGLGGTRPRSGTRNLYLAREGAIRPGSRAAEGVSDSDMAKRVRFEELKRRRLQDPNIGVSRTRLCLHNLPKALDTARLRALLRGVLRAPGGAAPRIIECRVMRELRGQGQSLGFAFVEFGEHEEALGALRRLNNNPELFGAHKRPIVEFALEDRRKLRLREQRIQRGLAKARAKVKAGLPEPPLDPSQGHPAPPTGSGGPQGPPRAPPGTPPGTPWAGFCTQGPGHRGAPGAPRTKVLAVPSHHGPKIRKRDKGKAQHPPKPSKAPKGSQRREKLRLPPHQSQQRRRGSPGGAEARFQELVERYKRKILGTNPPTARRSKWFES from the exons ATGGCGGCGCCGGAGCCCCGCACGGTGCTGGTGCGGGGCCTCCCTCCCGGCGCCACGGCCGCCCTCCTGGAGAGGCTCTTCGGGCACCTGGGGCCGGTTCGCCGCTGCTTCGTGGTCACCGAGAAGG GCTCCCCGCAATGCCGTGGGTTCGGCTACGTGACCTTCTCTTTGGCCGAGGACGCAGGGCGGGCGCTGCGGGAGCCGCCCGAGCTGGGGGGGCGGCGCCTAGGGGTGACCCTGGCCcggccgcggccccggcccgAGGGCAGGGACAAGAACAAGGACAAAGACCAGGAGCCACCCCCGACCGCCCCCCGGCCCAAGAAGCCGCGGGGCCCCTCCCGCAAGGCGCGGCTGATCCTGCGTAACCTCAGCTTCCAG TGCTCCGAGGATGAGCTCCGGGCTCTCTTCACCCCATTTGGCCCTGTCCTGGAGCTGAACCTACCCCGGAAGCCTG ATGGGAACCTGAGGGGCTTCGCCTTCGTCCAGCTCCAGAATCTCCGGGAAGCAGCTGCGGCACTGAGGAGACTCAACGGGGCCCAGCTGCGAG GGCGACCACTGGCTGTGGATTGGGCTGTGGCCAAGGACAAGTACCAGGGGACACAAGGACCCCCAAAGACTCCTG AGGGGGaacagaaagggaaggaaaaacaggaaaaagaggaggaggaggaagagcaaggagaggaaggggaagggggaggggaggaagaggaggatgaagaagaggaattggaggaagaagaagaggaggaagaaaaagatgaggaagaggaggaagaagctgCCCAGCCCCACTGGCAGGCCCCAAAAGGAGCATCAGAGGTCAGAGCTggtcacaggaaaaaaaagaagagagaggaagctgaggaagaagatgaagtacaacaggaggaagatgaggaggatgaggaag AGGAGCCCCCCAGGAAGCGCCAGCAGCACCTGTCGGATGTGGGCGAGGGCAGGACAGTGTTCATCCG GAACCTCTCATTCgacacagaggaggaggagctggaagagACCCTGAGCCAGTTTGGAGGAGTCTCCTATGTCCGGCTGGTGCTGCACCCCCACACTGGGACCCCCAAAg GCTGTGCCTTTGCCCAGTTCAAGACCATCGAGGGGGCCCAGAAATGCCTTGAGGCTGCTCAAGAGGGGCCTGAG GGCGGGGGGCTCCGTGTGGGGGGGCGGTTGCTGCGCGTGGACCCCGCCCTGAGCCGGGAGCAGGCCCAGGGACTCCAGGGTCTGGGGGGGACCCGGCCCCGAAGCGGCACCAGGAACCTTTACCTGGCCCGTGAGGGGG CCATCCGCCCGGGCTCCCGCGCTGCCGAGGGTGTCAGCGACTCGGACATGGCCAAGCGAGTGCGg TTCGAGGAGCTGAAGCGGCGGCGGCTGCAGGACCCCAACATTGGGGTGTCCCGGACACGGCTGTGTCTGCACAACCTGCCCAAGGCTCTGGACACGGCCCGGCTGCGGGCTCTGCTCAGGGGGGTCCTGAGGGCCCCGGGAGGAGCAGCACCCCGAATTATAGAG TGCCGGGTGATGCGGGAGCTGCGGGGCCAGGGCCAATCTTTGGGGTTCGCCTTTGTGGAGTTTGGGGAGCACGAGGAGGCCCTGGGTGCCCTGCGGCGCCTCAACAACAACCCTGAGCTCTTCGGAGCCCACAAG CGCCCAATTGTGGAGTTTGCGCTCGAGGACCGGCGGAAGCTGCGGCTGCGGGAGCAGCGGATCCAGCGGGGCCTG GCCAAAGCCAGGGCCAAGGTCAAGGCAGGACTCCCAGAGCCTCCCCTGGACCCCTCCCAGGGGCACCCAGCCCCCCCCACAGGCTCAGGGGGTCCGCAGGGCCCCCCCAGGGCGCCCCCGGGGACCCCCCCCGGGACCCCTTGGGCCGGGTTCTGCACGCAGGGCCCGGGGCACAGGGGGGCTCCTGGTGCTCCCCGCACCAaggtgctggcagtgccctCACACCACGGCCCCAAAATCAG GAAACGGGACAAGGGGAAGGCTCAGCACCCCCCCAAGCCATCCAAAGCCCCCAAGGGCTCTCAGCGGCGAGAGAAGCTCCGGCTGCCTCCCCACCAG agccagcagcggCGCCGGGGGAGCCCCGGGGGAGCCGAGGCACGGTTCCAGGAGCTGGTGGAGAGGTACAAGAGGAAGATTTTGGGGACCAACCCCCCCACAGCTCGGAGGAGCAAGTGGTTCGAGAGCTGA
- the RBM28 gene encoding RNA-binding protein 28 isoform X1, with translation MAAPEPRTVLVRGLPPGATAALLERLFGHLGPVRRCFVVTEKGSPQCRGFGYVTFSLAEDAGRALREPPELGGRRLGVTLARPRPRPEGRDKNKDKDQEPPPTAPRPKKPRGPSRKARLILRNLSFQCSEDELRALFTPFGPVLELNLPRKPDGNLRGFAFVQLQNLREAAAALRRLNGAQLRGRPLAVDWAVAKDKYQGTQGPPKTPEGEQKGKEKQEKEEEEEEQGEEGEGGGEEEEDEEEELEEEEEEEEKDEEEEEEAAQPHWQAPKGASEVRAGHRKKKKREEAEEEDEVQQEEDEEDEEAEEPPRKRQQHLSDVGEGRTVFIRNLSFDTEEEELEETLSQFGGVSYVRLVLHPHTGTPKGCAFAQFKTIEGAQKCLEAAQEGPEGGGLRVGGRLLRVDPALSREQAQGLQGLGGTRPRSGTRNLYLAREGAIRPGSRAAEGVSDSDMAKRVRFEELKRRRLQDPNIGVSRTRLCLHNLPKALDTARLRALLRGVLRAPGGAAPRIIECRVMRELRGQGQSLGFAFVEFGEHEEALGALRRLNNNPELFGAHKRPIVEFALEDRRKLRLREQRIQRGLAKARAKVKAGLPEPPLDPSQGHPAPPTGSGGPQGPPRAPPGTPPGTPWAGFCTQGPGHRGAPGAPRTKVLAVPSHHGPKIRKRDKGKAQHPPKPSKAPKGSQRREKLRLPPHQSQQRRRGSPGGAEARFQELVERYKRKILGTNPPTARRSKWFES, from the exons ATGGCGGCGCCGGAGCCCCGCACGGTGCTGGTGCGGGGCCTCCCTCCCGGCGCCACGGCCGCCCTCCTGGAGAGGCTCTTCGGGCACCTGGGGCCGGTTCGCCGCTGCTTCGTGGTCACCGAGAAGG GCTCCCCGCAATGCCGTGGGTTCGGCTACGTGACCTTCTCTTTGGCCGAGGACGCAGGGCGGGCGCTGCGGGAGCCGCCCGAGCTGGGGGGGCGGCGCCTAGGGGTGACCCTGGCCcggccgcggccccggcccgAGGGCAGGGACAAGAACAAGGACAAAGACCAGGAGCCACCCCCGACCGCCCCCCGGCCCAAGAAGCCGCGGGGCCCCTCCCGCAAGGCGCGGCTGATCCTGCGTAACCTCAGCTTCCAG TGCTCCGAGGATGAGCTCCGGGCTCTCTTCACCCCATTTGGCCCTGTCCTGGAGCTGAACCTACCCCGGAAGCCTG ATGGGAACCTGAGGGGCTTCGCCTTCGTCCAGCTCCAGAATCTCCGGGAAGCAGCTGCGGCACTGAGGAGACTCAACGGGGCCCAGCTGCGAG GGCGACCACTGGCTGTGGATTGGGCTGTGGCCAAGGACAAGTACCAGGGGACACAAGGACCCCCAAAGACTCCTG AGGGGGaacagaaagggaaggaaaaacaggaaaaagaggaggaggaggaagagcaaggagaggaaggggaagggggaggggaggaagaggaggatgaagaagaggaattggaggaagaagaagaggaggaagaaaaagatgaggaagaggaggaagaagctgCCCAGCCCCACTGGCAGGCCCCAAAAGGAGCATCAGAGGTCAGAGCTggtcacaggaaaaaaaagaagagagaggaagctgaggaagaagatgaagtacaacaggaggaagatgaggaggatgaggaag CAGAGGAGCCCCCCAGGAAGCGCCAGCAGCACCTGTCGGATGTGGGCGAGGGCAGGACAGTGTTCATCCG GAACCTCTCATTCgacacagaggaggaggagctggaagagACCCTGAGCCAGTTTGGAGGAGTCTCCTATGTCCGGCTGGTGCTGCACCCCCACACTGGGACCCCCAAAg GCTGTGCCTTTGCCCAGTTCAAGACCATCGAGGGGGCCCAGAAATGCCTTGAGGCTGCTCAAGAGGGGCCTGAG GGCGGGGGGCTCCGTGTGGGGGGGCGGTTGCTGCGCGTGGACCCCGCCCTGAGCCGGGAGCAGGCCCAGGGACTCCAGGGTCTGGGGGGGACCCGGCCCCGAAGCGGCACCAGGAACCTTTACCTGGCCCGTGAGGGGG CCATCCGCCCGGGCTCCCGCGCTGCCGAGGGTGTCAGCGACTCGGACATGGCCAAGCGAGTGCGg TTCGAGGAGCTGAAGCGGCGGCGGCTGCAGGACCCCAACATTGGGGTGTCCCGGACACGGCTGTGTCTGCACAACCTGCCCAAGGCTCTGGACACGGCCCGGCTGCGGGCTCTGCTCAGGGGGGTCCTGAGGGCCCCGGGAGGAGCAGCACCCCGAATTATAGAG TGCCGGGTGATGCGGGAGCTGCGGGGCCAGGGCCAATCTTTGGGGTTCGCCTTTGTGGAGTTTGGGGAGCACGAGGAGGCCCTGGGTGCCCTGCGGCGCCTCAACAACAACCCTGAGCTCTTCGGAGCCCACAAG CGCCCAATTGTGGAGTTTGCGCTCGAGGACCGGCGGAAGCTGCGGCTGCGGGAGCAGCGGATCCAGCGGGGCCTG GCCAAAGCCAGGGCCAAGGTCAAGGCAGGACTCCCAGAGCCTCCCCTGGACCCCTCCCAGGGGCACCCAGCCCCCCCCACAGGCTCAGGGGGTCCGCAGGGCCCCCCCAGGGCGCCCCCGGGGACCCCCCCCGGGACCCCTTGGGCCGGGTTCTGCACGCAGGGCCCGGGGCACAGGGGGGCTCCTGGTGCTCCCCGCACCAaggtgctggcagtgccctCACACCACGGCCCCAAAATCAG GAAACGGGACAAGGGGAAGGCTCAGCACCCCCCCAAGCCATCCAAAGCCCCCAAGGGCTCTCAGCGGCGAGAGAAGCTCCGGCTGCCTCCCCACCAG agccagcagcggCGCCGGGGGAGCCCCGGGGGAGCCGAGGCACGGTTCCAGGAGCTGGTGGAGAGGTACAAGAGGAAGATTTTGGGGACCAACCCCCCCACAGCTCGGAGGAGCAAGTGGTTCGAGAGCTGA